In the Diospyros lotus cultivar Yz01 chromosome 13, ASM1463336v1, whole genome shotgun sequence genome, AATCGAACCAAAAACTAAACCTAAAAATAGCCCAACCCAATACATCTTGATTTCTAAGTTCCTAACCCCCTATCATCAGCAATAGAAAATACTGAAAACTAACAAATCAGAAACACATGGGATGATTTTTGACTCATGACAATTACAGTGGATTAGTAAGTTCCTACTACACTAAGAAACCAAATTCAAATTCCTTTTCCAGAGAACATACGCTAAGGAAAACTTAATTGCTCAAAGTTAAACAAAAGTGTGGAGGCATTATCCTCagcctcatcatcatcatcatccaataAAAAGCTTTATGTTCCAAAATTGATTGCTTTATTCACCCATCACAACCCCATGAGATTGTAATCTCTTtgcgttttttaattttgtgatcaATTTAACATTCAGTACACGGATATCCCAACATTGGATACATGGAAGAAAACCAATACGTACATGGAAGGTATCTGTAACAGCTTACCTCCTCAGGGCGTGTTTGCCTTAAGAAATTTgagtcttattttatttttttttttttgaaattacgttattccaaaattccctaagacctatctagtgcttaatttatacactagaggTAAATACAATCgtataaagcggaagctgaatcgaacctgctcatggcattacatacataaataactagacatggcatttattacaaagttattacataagcttctgaaaataaaacaaatgtatataattcataaactatgcatattacaacataacatggcacatttactcgtttcttgacgtctcgcgtcactataCATCTCCAACCTCAGTATCATCACtacaagtcccgactggaacgttgaatgttccaggggcgaacccaagttagataatgaaccatctaagtaaggtacataatgttatgacatgtgtgtatgcaatgtcttttctcgtaggtgtcaactgcacccctcatgctacctaccatttttgcggccacctctttcaaagCTGGGGTGTATGGATGCAACCTtagtaaagcagcggtgccagttcgtattccctacggcctcaaatgcgtgtgatcaatgatatcaacgtgtatttatacatttcataatcatatcatggatgcagtctacgtgttgggtacaaatcatagtatgtcaatatgatgaaagcattcttgaaaataaacatttataaccgtactaagcTTGAAACGGTACATTTACAGCTAAGTTGTCTCGAAAGGCGTGTCGACCTCGAAAATCACGCCGAGcggctatttctcaatcttcttgccctcaaggactcctaaaacatcaaatttttttttagaatatcattttactattttttcataatttcttcaatttctcttttatttctaagccttatctcttcaaaattacataataattatctagacttccataaaatctaatttctctttactaatattccttcaataatatttctagtattctgaaattttcttggaatttttcaacttaaattcctattttttccttatttccataatagaagaactatttaaataaatgactaatttagcaatttccagaatatttttcacaaaaacaagacataaacaatatttcagatttaataaaaatttttgcaaaatttttatttcttttattttatttttttctttatttcttttcttttcttttttttttctttttttttctcttgcagGCGCATGGAAGGCACacgccttcttcccactcgcgggcgcgtgcagccacgcgcccgccTAGTTCGTCTTCTTCGACAGCCCTCTCACCGCCGACGACAATGCTGAGCCTCCAAGCTTCAAAAGAAGTTTCCCTCCCTCCTAATTTCGACCTCCTGAACCCGAATATAGccttaaaatcaagaaaaaataacacgAAGTACCTCAATTTATGCGACGAAGTCTCGGCTTCGGCAAATGGTGTGATTTTTCGGTGAGCTTGGATCTCTTTCTtcactgctccgttggccaccaaaattACCAGAAACGTTGCCCACGAAGCAAGGACTAAAACCCCACTcttaaatctctcaaacactctcccaATCGACCGATTTATGCAATGAAATTTTCGAATGAATGGTCTTGCTCaaacttggctatttatagccaaaactcggCGTGTCTAGTCCCATCACAATCGCCACGTGTCGGGGAAGTGACCCCGACGATCACCTCTGCATTAAATGCCCCCCATCTCCCTGATTTCTTGCTTGCAGGcacggccagagcatggccgcgcaCCTGCTCCAgatttgctgatttttttttatatatatatatagatatatacatatattcatatacatatttatatcatacatatatacatacgaaTTTATACCTACCGTAATACAAAATCCcattacaaaattataatattttttactatatgccttatatatatatagtaagaaAATACTTATTATATAATTTCTAGCACTATAATTTCACACCATGATTTAGGCTAAATAAATCACATATAACTTTAATTTATACTTGCCCTATTGGTAATCACTTAAAATTTCCAATAACTTCTTTAAGGTCTCAAAACGCTAAATTTCGATTTACAATAACTAAGGGTCCcttccttacaaaaatttcgtcctcgaaatttaatCATTCCTCACTCATAGGTCCTTCAAACGGATATGGAAAATTAATCTTCATGTCTTCTTCTTGCTCCCAAGTTATCTCTTCGCTCACTGggtttctccacaaaacttgCACCAGGGGGATTGACTTGTTCCTCAGGACTTGATCCCTACGATCCAAAATTTTGACCGATTTTTCCACGTAcaaaagattttcttgaatcttgaTAGCTTCAACTGGCATTACCTGGGAGAGATATGGCTTATGCTTACGAAGTTGCGATATATGAAACACATCATGGAGGTTCGATAGGGCCAAGGGTAGAGTAAGTCGATAAGAGATTGGTCCAATTCTTTCCCCTATATCATACGGACCTATATACCGGGGGCTTAACTTaccctttttcttgttgcttcgaGTCACCATTTttagtggagatatctttagGTACACTTTTTCACCCACTTGGAACTCCAAATTTCTTCTTCTCGTATCTGCATAGGACTTTTGACGATTCTAAGCTTCCTTAATTCTCTCTTGAatgatctttatcttttctgtcATTTCTTGAACTATCTCGGGTCCCAAGATTTGACATTCTCCTACCTCAATTTAACATATTGGGGATCTACATTTTCATCCGTACAAGACTTCATAGGGAGCCATCCCAATGCTGCTGTGGTAGTTGTTATTGTAAACGAATTCTACCAAAGGTAAATGCTCTTCCCAGCTACCTGAAAAATCAATAGCACAGGCTCGCAGCATatcttctagggtttgaatggtcctttctgattgaccatcAGTCTAGGGATGATAGGCTATACTTAGCCTAAGCTGAGTACTAAACTCTTTTGCAAACTTCCCCAAAATCTAGAAGTGAACCTTGGATCGCGATCAGACACGATACTTACAAGCACTCCATGCAACCTGACAATCTCATTAAGATATTGCTGAGCTAACTTACTGATTGGTTGGCTTACtttcatggccaagaaatgagcagacttaGACAGTTTGTCAACGATCACCCAAATGACATCATTCCCTTTGAGACTTCTTGGCAATTCTGTCACGAAATCCATTATAAtatgctcccatttccactctggaactTCCAATGGTTGCAGACTCCCATTGGGTTTTTGGTTCTCAATCTTAATTCTCTGGCACGTGTCACATCGACTAACGTACCTTGCCACACTTTTCTTCATTTCGGGCCATCAATATACAGCCTTcaagtcttggtacatcttggtggcACCAGGGTATATCGAGTATCTGGATCGGTGGACTTCTCCCAAAATTGCTTGTCGTAATTCCCTCACATGGGGTACATATATTCTTCCTTGAAACCGaaggatgttttctcttacctcaaattccAGTTTCTTTGCTCGCCCATGCTCGTCAACCCACATTTTAATTCGAGAGTCTTCTATGTGGGCTTGTCGTATCTGATTCTCTAATTCTGGTTGCAGCGTGAGGCTGGCTGCGTAGGCTGAGTTTCCTCGAGAAACTACTCCTaccgtcatcaggctaaaagctTCAACTAACTTCCATTCTGCCACCATCATTCTGACCACACAAGTGGTTTCTTTCTTGCTTAGGGCATCTGCTACAACATTAGATTTACCGTGATGGTATTGAATAGTGCAGTCGTAATCTTTTAACAACTCCATCCATCTCCATTACCTCATGTTTAATTTTTTCTGCGAGAAGACGTATTgtagactcttgtgatcagtaaaaattttgaacttctcgccatataaataatgtctccaaatctttaaggcaAACACTACCacagccaactccaaatcatgggtcGGGTAATTTCGCTCGTGGTTCTTGAGCTGTAGGGACCCATAAGCAATGACCTTATCGTGCTGCATTAGCACACACCCTAACCCATTTCTTGAGGAGTCAGTGTACACCATAAATCCTCCTGATCCGTTTGGCATAGCTAGTACTGGAGCGGTTGTCAGATTGTCTTTAAGCGCCTGAAAGCTTTCTTCGCATCGTTCGCTCCAATTGAACTTCACCCCTTTttgagttaacttggtgaggggTGTTGCAATCCTGGAAAACCCTTCCACAAACTTTCTATAATACCCAGCCAATCCCAAGAAACTTTTAACTTCAGTAACTGACCGAGGTTGCTTCCAATTCGTCACAACTGCTATCTTAGCCGGGTCGACCGATATTCCTTCGGCTGATATAACATGCCCTAAAAATGCCACTTGGtataaccaaaattcacattttaagAATTTGGCATACAACTTATGTTCTTGCAACGTTTGCAATATTACCCTTAAATGTGACTCGTGCACTTCTTCCGAGGGAGAGTATATCAGTATGTCGCCTATAAACACGATCACAAACTTGTCCAAAAATGGTCTGAAGACTCGATTCATAATATCCATAAAAGCTGCTGGAGCATTGGTTAGtccgaatggcatcaccaaaaTTCGTAGTGCACGTATCGAGAACGAAAAGCTGTCTTGGGCACATCTTCTGCGTTTATCCTCAATTGGTAATATCCCGATCTCAAGTCAATTTTTTAGAAGACCTTGGCTCCTTGTAACTGGTCAAACAGCTCTTCTATTCTGGGGAGTGGGTACTTATTTTGACAGTTATCTTGTTCAACTATCGATAGTCTATACACATTCTCAAACTCCCAttctttttcttaacaaagagcaCTGGTGCCCCCCATGGCGACATGCTTGGTCTGATGAACCCCTTGTCCAACAACTCTTGAAGTTGgatctttaattttcttaattctgCAGGGGTCATTTTATACGGGGGTATTGAAATTGGACCTTCCCCTGGCACAATATCTATCTAAAACTCTATCTCTCTCTAGGGTGGCAATCCCGACAATTCTTCGGGAATCACTTCTCCGAATTCCCTAACGATTCGCACTTCTTCGATTTTTAACGACTCCTCATTTTTCCCTTGGACACAAGCGAAATATCCCTGTGCTCCTTGATGTAATACTTTCTCAGCCTTTAGAGCCGAGATCTCCTTCCGTTCACTTGCCCTCTTTTTCCCTCGAAACTTGACGTTCGAGTCTTCGCTCTTGAGATAGACTGTTTTAGTTTACCGTCCAATGTAGCGTTGTATTTGGTTAGGAAATCCATTCCTAAAATCacatcaaaatcttgaaattccagaaaaatcaGATCCACCAGGACCTCAACTTCTCCTATCTTaatcttcctatttttgtatcctgaagaggtttctagagacttccccattAGGTTTGCCACAATCATATGACAGTTCAGGTTTTCTAGTTTTTCTCCTAGTACTTCAGCACatgcatgtgaaatgaatgaatgacttgCCCCTGAATCTATCAAAACATGCATAAGAATATCAGATGTAGACATGGTACCTTCGATTACTGCTGGGTCTTCTTCTAACTCTTGCTGAGTTAGGTGAAACACCCTTCCTTGCTGCACTCCGGCATTTCCTGACGTCCCTTGAGGTTAACTCATCAGTCGCAAGTTGGGACAGTCCTTTGCAAAATGACCCGTCTGCTGGCAGTTGAAACAAGTGATTCCTCTCTTTGGGCAGTTCTGGTTGAGATGTCCCACTTCTCCGCAGTAGTAGCAACCTTTCATTCCAAGCCGGCACAACCTTCTAGGGTGTTGCTTCTAGCATCTTGTGCACGGAGTACCAGGCTTGAACTTCGGCCTCTAGAGGTCCAGCTTCTTACCTGCTTTATGACTGCTCGCTTGTTGACTTTCCCCTTGGATAGCTTCGATCCGGCTTAGGTTAGCCTCAGTGGTAAAGGCTTGCAATACTATTCCTGTATAAGACTAAGTACTTATACTGCTCAACGCCCTCTGAAGTTTCAGATTTAGCCCCCTAAAAAACTTCTGAGCTTTGATCCTTTCGTCCCCTTCATAAATAGGCATGTACCTGATCAATCGGCTAAAAGCGTCCTTGTACTGGGCGACAGTCATGTCCCCGGTTTGCTTTAGCTCCATgaattctctctccttcttcatTCTTAAATTCAGGGGAAAGTACTTCTCATTGAAGAGTTCCTTGAATCGCTCCCAAGTGATATAGGGTGCCCTAGCTCGAGGGGTCATTGCCCTCTTAGCTCATTTCCACCATCTATCTACCTCATCTTACAGCATGAAGGTGGCACAGTTGACTTTCTTTTCCTCTCCGCAATGTAAGTGGTCTAGCAGCTTTTCTGTTTGTTCGATCCAGAATTTCCCTTCGCTGGGGTCTGCGCCAAGTTTCCCGTGAAAGATGGGAGGGTTCTGTCGACAATAGAGGTCGAGCATATTAACCGAATAGCCGTCCCGAGAGTGAGTTCCTTGCATGAATCCCACCATGCTTCCTAGTATTTGTTCCATTTGATCCAGTCGATTGCTTCTAGTCTCCTAGCTAGAGTCACCTTCCAAGAGGCCGTTTGCGTTTCCTTCTATATGGACAGCTTGTTGGTTGGGTGTCCTAGGTCCTACTGTCAATCTCCTTTGagtgttcaccatctgaaaagaaaataggatttTGGATTAGATAACAGGGTCTTGCCATCCGATAAG is a window encoding:
- the LOC127788117 gene encoding uncharacterized protein LOC127788117, with translation MELLKDYDCTIQYHHGKSNVVADALSKKETTCVVRMMVAEWKLVEAFSLMTVGVVSRGNSAYAASLTLQPELENQIRQAHIEDSRIKMWVDEHGRAKKLEFEVRENILRFQGRIYVPHVRELRQAILGEVHRSRYSIYPGATKMYQDLKAVY